Within Sorangiineae bacterium MSr11367, the genomic segment ACCACGACGATCAACTCGTCGCCGAGGCGCATCGAGCGGGCGCGCTGGCTGGCCTCGCTCTGGCCGATCTCGTCGACGATGCCCACGTAGGTCGGCATCAAGGTGCCGAGCTGCGGCACCTTGGCGTCGATCGGATGGCGCGGGCCGAGGGCGAGCTGCTCCTTCGGCGCGGCGTAGAGAAGGCCGACGTCGTGCACGAGGAAGAGCGGCAGGTGCACACCGAGCCGCTCGAGATCGCGGTGCCAGCGCAGGGCGCGCACCACGAGCATCGGCGAGGCGGCGCGCACGGTGCTGAGGGCCAAGCCGCCCAGCGCCCCCACGATTGCGGGATCGCGCGCCTGCGCCGCCGAAACGGGCACGCAGGCCCCTAGACTTTGCCGTAGACCGGAATGAGCGCGCCGGAGATGTCCCGCGCGGCATCCGAGAGGAGAAACGCGATGACGTCGCCCAGCGAATCGGGCGCGACCCAGAGGCGCGGATCGGCGTCGGGCATCCCTTCGCGGTTCGAGGGGGTGTCGATGATGCTCGGCAGCACGGCGTTTACGCGCACGCCGGCGGAGAGGACCTCCGCAGCCACGGCTTGCGTGAGCGCACCCACGGCGGCCTTCGCGGCGGTGTATTCGGCGGCGCCCTTGCCCAGCTCGGGCCGCAGCACCTGCCGCGCGCCCACGACGACGATGCTTCCGTGCCCGCGGTTCACCATGCCGGGAAGCAGCGCGCGCAGGGCGCGGTAC encodes:
- a CDS encoding SDR family oxidoreductase; the encoded protein is MSTGAITIVTGGAGALGSAIVRQQARRGERVVVLDRTEAKERVHALEKELAPRVLGLVTDVALDSDWHATLEHVKAKFGDPTGAVLTAGGWTGGTPIHAAKDDSAWQSMMLGNTETVYRALRALLPGMVNRGHGSIVVVGARQVLRPELGKGAAEYTAAKAAVGALTQAVAAEVLSAGVRVNAVLPSIIDTPSNREGMPDADPRLWVAPDSLGDVIAFLLSDAARDISGALIPVYGKV